In Synergistales bacterium, the genomic stretch TGCCCTTGTACAACAGGTTCTCTGTGTGCATACCAATGAGAAACTGCAATTTTGATAACATGCTTAACACTGGCAGGAATATTTACAATATAATCAGTAGACTCACCAGAATCATCAGGCTCATAGCCAACTGTATATACAACTTTGATTCCATCCTCTTTTGGTAATTCTTTTGTCAAAGATGGGACATCTTTTTGATAAAGAAAACCATCAACGTTTACTCCGTAATAGCTAGTAATATCTTCTGTCGTATCATCATTGTATGTTGCTACAATACTATCTAAAGACAGAAATGGAGTAGGTTTGAGAGGAAACAAAATAGGGATAGCATCAAACCATTGACTCCAAGTTTGTTGTACATATGCGCGACCTTGAACACGTTCACAATACTCACAAGCAGCCATAATAAGCCCTTCAAGATAAGTATCTTCTGCATTGTGACTGATACGAAGATG encodes the following:
- a CDS encoding head-tail connector protein, whose translation is MYKRKLTTPSPVEPITLSEIKTHLRISHNAEDTYLEGLIMAACEYCERVQGRAYVQQTWSQWFDAIPILFPLKPTPFLSLDSIVATYNDDTTEDITSYYGVNVDGFLYQKDVPSLTKELPKEDGIKVVYTVGYEPDDSGESTDYIVNIPASVKHVIKIAVSHWYAHREPVVQGQSVNKVPETLDALLWLDRDVQV